One Siniperca chuatsi isolate FFG_IHB_CAS linkage group LG8, ASM2008510v1, whole genome shotgun sequence DNA segment encodes these proteins:
- the tmem255a gene encoding transmembrane protein 255A isoform X5, giving the protein MPPAQSLQSSGLTLSETSMGSFKRRKRKSIIVTVMLLIVSVLILIFGLAATTRTQNITVGGYYPGVILGFGSFLGIIGAHLIENKRQMLVASIVFISFGVVAAFCCAIVDGVFAARHIDLRPLYAGRCEYHSSESASDRDVPCQSSSRPSCNLRVKSNTCYCCDLYNCGKEHPLMGLQNKDVLKKFRKSSMIWKASRVEVIGGYHEYTDVKSCQDVVHLYHLLWSATILNIVALFLGIITAAVLGGFKDMTPSAASESTSEPEAITAPVPSQPPPPTTSLNSYYNTAPCLPPYTAYDLQGSYMFPDSSGLSDDSQSGASHLWPTMIPPRYSPPHNHPDEKPPPYSP; this is encoded by the exons ATGCCTCCTGCTCAGAGCCTTCAATCCAGCGGACTGACCCTCTCTGAAACAAGCATGG GCTCCTttaagaggaggaagaggaaatcAATAATAGTGACGGTGATGCTGCTCATCGTATCTGTGCTCATCCTCATCTTTGGCCTGGCAGCGACGACGAGGACGCAGAACATCACAGTGGGCGGCTACTACCCGGGAGTCATT ctGGGCTTTGGCTCTTTTCTGGGAATTATCGGCGCTCATTTGATAGAGAACAAGAGGCAGATG TTAGTGGCATCTATTGTCTTCATCAGTTTCGGAGTGGTGGCTGCCTTCTGCTGTGCTATTGTCGATGGAGTTTTTGCTGCGAGGCACATT GATCTCAGGCCTCTGTATGCTGGCCGCTGTGAGTATCACTCCAGTGAGAGTGCATCTGACCGCGAT GTTCCCTGTCAGTCCTCATCGCGACCATCCTGCAACCTGCGTGTGAAGAGCAACACCTGTTACTGCTGCGACCTCTACAACTGCGGGAA AGAACATCCTCTTATGGGACTTCAGAATAaagatgttttgaaaaagttTAGGAAATCATCCATGATTTGGAA GGCTAGCCGTGTAGAGGTGATTGGAGGCTACCACGAATACACAGATGTGAAGAGCTGCCAGGATGTGGTGCACCTCTATCACCTGTTATGGTCCGCTACCATCCTCAACATCGTGGCCCTCTTTCTGGGCATCATCACCGCTGCAGTGCTGGGAGGCTTCAAAGACATG ACTCCCTCTGCTGCCTCAGAGAGTACATCCGAACCAGAGGCCATCACAGCTCCCGTCCCCTCACAGCCTCCTCCACCCACCACTTCCCTCAACTCGTATTACAACACTGCCCCCTGCCTGCCGCCTTACACTGCCTACGACCTGCAG GGCTCCTACATGTTCCCTGACTCCTCAGGCCTGTCAGATGACTCCCAGTCTGGAGCCAGCCACCTGTGGCCCACTATGATCCCTCCACGCTACTCTCCTCCTCACAACCACCCTGATGAGAAGCCCCCACCGTACAGCCCGTAA
- the tmem255a gene encoding transmembrane protein 255A isoform X7: MPPAQSLQSSGLTLSETSMGSFKRRKRKSIIVTVMLLIVSVLILIFGLAATTRTQNITVGGYYPGVILGFGSFLGIIGAHLIENKRQMLVASIVFISFGVVAAFCCAIVDGVFAARHIDLRPLYAGRCEYHSSESASDRDVPCQSSSRPSCNLRVKSNTCYCCDLYNCGNRVEVIGGYHEYTDVKSCQDVVHLYHLLWSATILNIVALFLGIITAAVLGGFKDMTPSAASESTSEPEAITAPVPSQPPPPTTSLNSYYNTAPCLPPYTAYDLQGSYMFPDSSGLSDDSQSGASHLWPTMIPPRYSPPHNHPDEKPPPYSP; this comes from the exons ATGCCTCCTGCTCAGAGCCTTCAATCCAGCGGACTGACCCTCTCTGAAACAAGCATGG GCTCCTttaagaggaggaagaggaaatcAATAATAGTGACGGTGATGCTGCTCATCGTATCTGTGCTCATCCTCATCTTTGGCCTGGCAGCGACGACGAGGACGCAGAACATCACAGTGGGCGGCTACTACCCGGGAGTCATT ctGGGCTTTGGCTCTTTTCTGGGAATTATCGGCGCTCATTTGATAGAGAACAAGAGGCAGATG TTAGTGGCATCTATTGTCTTCATCAGTTTCGGAGTGGTGGCTGCCTTCTGCTGTGCTATTGTCGATGGAGTTTTTGCTGCGAGGCACATT GATCTCAGGCCTCTGTATGCTGGCCGCTGTGAGTATCACTCCAGTGAGAGTGCATCTGACCGCGAT GTTCCCTGTCAGTCCTCATCGCGACCATCCTGCAACCTGCGTGTGAAGAGCAACACCTGTTACTGCTGCGACCTCTACAACTGCGGGAA CCGTGTAGAGGTGATTGGAGGCTACCACGAATACACAGATGTGAAGAGCTGCCAGGATGTGGTGCACCTCTATCACCTGTTATGGTCCGCTACCATCCTCAACATCGTGGCCCTCTTTCTGGGCATCATCACCGCTGCAGTGCTGGGAGGCTTCAAAGACATG ACTCCCTCTGCTGCCTCAGAGAGTACATCCGAACCAGAGGCCATCACAGCTCCCGTCCCCTCACAGCCTCCTCCACCCACCACTTCCCTCAACTCGTATTACAACACTGCCCCCTGCCTGCCGCCTTACACTGCCTACGACCTGCAG GGCTCCTACATGTTCCCTGACTCCTCAGGCCTGTCAGATGACTCCCAGTCTGGAGCCAGCCACCTGTGGCCCACTATGATCCCTCCACGCTACTCTCCTCCTCACAACCACCCTGATGAGAAGCCCCCACCGTACAGCCCGTAA
- the tmem255a gene encoding transmembrane protein 255A isoform X1 — MPPAQSLQSSGLTLSETSMVYNVRLHQKALNIVRDDSHPAAPLFEETPSGRRFRQLCFKSEWFKRCTFPEAVRLLKGSFKRRKRKSIIVTVMLLIVSVLILIFGLAATTRTQNITVGGYYPGVILGFGSFLGIIGAHLIENKRQMLVASIVFISFGVVAAFCCAIVDGVFAARHIDLRPLYAGRCEYHSSESASDRDVPCQSSSRPSCNLRVKSNTCYCCDLYNCGKEHPLMGLQNKDVLKKFRKSSMIWKASRVEVIGGYHEYTDVKSCQDVVHLYHLLWSATILNIVALFLGIITAAVLGGFKDMTPSAASESTSEPEAITAPVPSQPPPPTTSLNSYYNTAPCLPPYTAYDLQGSYMFPDSSGLSDDSQSGASHLWPTMIPPRYSPPHNHPDEKPPPYSP; from the exons ATGCCTCCTGCTCAGAGCCTTCAATCCAGCGGACTGACCCTCTCTGAAACAAGCATGG TTTATAACGTTCGACTTCACCAAAAGGCCCTGAATATTGTTAGAGATGATTCTCACCCAGCTGCTCCCCTCTTTGAAGAGACGCCCTCTGGGAGGAGGTTCAGACAACTCTGTTTTAAATCTGAGTGGTTTAAAAGATGTACATTCCCTGAGGCTGTTCGACTCTTGAAAG GCTCCTttaagaggaggaagaggaaatcAATAATAGTGACGGTGATGCTGCTCATCGTATCTGTGCTCATCCTCATCTTTGGCCTGGCAGCGACGACGAGGACGCAGAACATCACAGTGGGCGGCTACTACCCGGGAGTCATT ctGGGCTTTGGCTCTTTTCTGGGAATTATCGGCGCTCATTTGATAGAGAACAAGAGGCAGATG TTAGTGGCATCTATTGTCTTCATCAGTTTCGGAGTGGTGGCTGCCTTCTGCTGTGCTATTGTCGATGGAGTTTTTGCTGCGAGGCACATT GATCTCAGGCCTCTGTATGCTGGCCGCTGTGAGTATCACTCCAGTGAGAGTGCATCTGACCGCGAT GTTCCCTGTCAGTCCTCATCGCGACCATCCTGCAACCTGCGTGTGAAGAGCAACACCTGTTACTGCTGCGACCTCTACAACTGCGGGAA AGAACATCCTCTTATGGGACTTCAGAATAaagatgttttgaaaaagttTAGGAAATCATCCATGATTTGGAA GGCTAGCCGTGTAGAGGTGATTGGAGGCTACCACGAATACACAGATGTGAAGAGCTGCCAGGATGTGGTGCACCTCTATCACCTGTTATGGTCCGCTACCATCCTCAACATCGTGGCCCTCTTTCTGGGCATCATCACCGCTGCAGTGCTGGGAGGCTTCAAAGACATG ACTCCCTCTGCTGCCTCAGAGAGTACATCCGAACCAGAGGCCATCACAGCTCCCGTCCCCTCACAGCCTCCTCCACCCACCACTTCCCTCAACTCGTATTACAACACTGCCCCCTGCCTGCCGCCTTACACTGCCTACGACCTGCAG GGCTCCTACATGTTCCCTGACTCCTCAGGCCTGTCAGATGACTCCCAGTCTGGAGCCAGCCACCTGTGGCCCACTATGATCCCTCCACGCTACTCTCCTCCTCACAACCACCCTGATGAGAAGCCCCCACCGTACAGCCCGTAA
- the tmem255a gene encoding transmembrane protein 255A isoform X3, with the protein MPPAQSLQSSGLTLSETSMVYNVRLHQKALNIVRDDSHPAAPLFEETPSGRRFRQLCFKSEWFKRCTFPEAVRLLKGSFKRRKRKSIIVTVMLLIVSVLILIFGLAATTRTQNITVGGYYPGVILGFGSFLGIIGAHLIENKRQMLVASIVFISFGVVAAFCCAIVDGVFAARHIDLRPLYAGRCEYHSSESASDRDVPCQSSSRPSCNLRVKSNTCYCCDLYNCGKASRVEVIGGYHEYTDVKSCQDVVHLYHLLWSATILNIVALFLGIITAAVLGGFKDMTPSAASESTSEPEAITAPVPSQPPPPTTSLNSYYNTAPCLPPYTAYDLQGSYMFPDSSGLSDDSQSGASHLWPTMIPPRYSPPHNHPDEKPPPYSP; encoded by the exons ATGCCTCCTGCTCAGAGCCTTCAATCCAGCGGACTGACCCTCTCTGAAACAAGCATGG TTTATAACGTTCGACTTCACCAAAAGGCCCTGAATATTGTTAGAGATGATTCTCACCCAGCTGCTCCCCTCTTTGAAGAGACGCCCTCTGGGAGGAGGTTCAGACAACTCTGTTTTAAATCTGAGTGGTTTAAAAGATGTACATTCCCTGAGGCTGTTCGACTCTTGAAAG GCTCCTttaagaggaggaagaggaaatcAATAATAGTGACGGTGATGCTGCTCATCGTATCTGTGCTCATCCTCATCTTTGGCCTGGCAGCGACGACGAGGACGCAGAACATCACAGTGGGCGGCTACTACCCGGGAGTCATT ctGGGCTTTGGCTCTTTTCTGGGAATTATCGGCGCTCATTTGATAGAGAACAAGAGGCAGATG TTAGTGGCATCTATTGTCTTCATCAGTTTCGGAGTGGTGGCTGCCTTCTGCTGTGCTATTGTCGATGGAGTTTTTGCTGCGAGGCACATT GATCTCAGGCCTCTGTATGCTGGCCGCTGTGAGTATCACTCCAGTGAGAGTGCATCTGACCGCGAT GTTCCCTGTCAGTCCTCATCGCGACCATCCTGCAACCTGCGTGTGAAGAGCAACACCTGTTACTGCTGCGACCTCTACAACTGCGGGAA GGCTAGCCGTGTAGAGGTGATTGGAGGCTACCACGAATACACAGATGTGAAGAGCTGCCAGGATGTGGTGCACCTCTATCACCTGTTATGGTCCGCTACCATCCTCAACATCGTGGCCCTCTTTCTGGGCATCATCACCGCTGCAGTGCTGGGAGGCTTCAAAGACATG ACTCCCTCTGCTGCCTCAGAGAGTACATCCGAACCAGAGGCCATCACAGCTCCCGTCCCCTCACAGCCTCCTCCACCCACCACTTCCCTCAACTCGTATTACAACACTGCCCCCTGCCTGCCGCCTTACACTGCCTACGACCTGCAG GGCTCCTACATGTTCCCTGACTCCTCAGGCCTGTCAGATGACTCCCAGTCTGGAGCCAGCCACCTGTGGCCCACTATGATCCCTCCACGCTACTCTCCTCCTCACAACCACCCTGATGAGAAGCCCCCACCGTACAGCCCGTAA
- the tmem255a gene encoding transmembrane protein 255A isoform X4 — protein sequence MPPAQSLQSSGLTLSETSMVYNVRLHQKALNIVRDDSHPAAPLFEETPSGRRFRQLCFKSEWFKRCTFPEAVRLLKGSFKRRKRKSIIVTVMLLIVSVLILIFGLAATTRTQNITVGGYYPGVILGFGSFLGIIGAHLIENKRQMLVASIVFISFGVVAAFCCAIVDGVFAARHIDLRPLYAGRCEYHSSESASDRDVPCQSSSRPSCNLRVKSNTCYCCDLYNCGNRVEVIGGYHEYTDVKSCQDVVHLYHLLWSATILNIVALFLGIITAAVLGGFKDMTPSAASESTSEPEAITAPVPSQPPPPTTSLNSYYNTAPCLPPYTAYDLQGSYMFPDSSGLSDDSQSGASHLWPTMIPPRYSPPHNHPDEKPPPYSP from the exons ATGCCTCCTGCTCAGAGCCTTCAATCCAGCGGACTGACCCTCTCTGAAACAAGCATGG TTTATAACGTTCGACTTCACCAAAAGGCCCTGAATATTGTTAGAGATGATTCTCACCCAGCTGCTCCCCTCTTTGAAGAGACGCCCTCTGGGAGGAGGTTCAGACAACTCTGTTTTAAATCTGAGTGGTTTAAAAGATGTACATTCCCTGAGGCTGTTCGACTCTTGAAAG GCTCCTttaagaggaggaagaggaaatcAATAATAGTGACGGTGATGCTGCTCATCGTATCTGTGCTCATCCTCATCTTTGGCCTGGCAGCGACGACGAGGACGCAGAACATCACAGTGGGCGGCTACTACCCGGGAGTCATT ctGGGCTTTGGCTCTTTTCTGGGAATTATCGGCGCTCATTTGATAGAGAACAAGAGGCAGATG TTAGTGGCATCTATTGTCTTCATCAGTTTCGGAGTGGTGGCTGCCTTCTGCTGTGCTATTGTCGATGGAGTTTTTGCTGCGAGGCACATT GATCTCAGGCCTCTGTATGCTGGCCGCTGTGAGTATCACTCCAGTGAGAGTGCATCTGACCGCGAT GTTCCCTGTCAGTCCTCATCGCGACCATCCTGCAACCTGCGTGTGAAGAGCAACACCTGTTACTGCTGCGACCTCTACAACTGCGGGAA CCGTGTAGAGGTGATTGGAGGCTACCACGAATACACAGATGTGAAGAGCTGCCAGGATGTGGTGCACCTCTATCACCTGTTATGGTCCGCTACCATCCTCAACATCGTGGCCCTCTTTCTGGGCATCATCACCGCTGCAGTGCTGGGAGGCTTCAAAGACATG ACTCCCTCTGCTGCCTCAGAGAGTACATCCGAACCAGAGGCCATCACAGCTCCCGTCCCCTCACAGCCTCCTCCACCCACCACTTCCCTCAACTCGTATTACAACACTGCCCCCTGCCTGCCGCCTTACACTGCCTACGACCTGCAG GGCTCCTACATGTTCCCTGACTCCTCAGGCCTGTCAGATGACTCCCAGTCTGGAGCCAGCCACCTGTGGCCCACTATGATCCCTCCACGCTACTCTCCTCCTCACAACCACCCTGATGAGAAGCCCCCACCGTACAGCCCGTAA
- the tmem255a gene encoding transmembrane protein 255A isoform X6, translated as MPPAQSLQSSGLTLSETSMGSFKRRKRKSIIVTVMLLIVSVLILIFGLAATTRTQNITVGGYYPGVILGFGSFLGIIGAHLIENKRQMLVASIVFISFGVVAAFCCAIVDGVFAARHIDLRPLYAGRCEYHSSESASDRDVPCQSSSRPSCNLRVKSNTCYCCDLYNCGKEHPLMGLQNKDVLKKFRKSSMIWNRVEVIGGYHEYTDVKSCQDVVHLYHLLWSATILNIVALFLGIITAAVLGGFKDMTPSAASESTSEPEAITAPVPSQPPPPTTSLNSYYNTAPCLPPYTAYDLQGSYMFPDSSGLSDDSQSGASHLWPTMIPPRYSPPHNHPDEKPPPYSP; from the exons ATGCCTCCTGCTCAGAGCCTTCAATCCAGCGGACTGACCCTCTCTGAAACAAGCATGG GCTCCTttaagaggaggaagaggaaatcAATAATAGTGACGGTGATGCTGCTCATCGTATCTGTGCTCATCCTCATCTTTGGCCTGGCAGCGACGACGAGGACGCAGAACATCACAGTGGGCGGCTACTACCCGGGAGTCATT ctGGGCTTTGGCTCTTTTCTGGGAATTATCGGCGCTCATTTGATAGAGAACAAGAGGCAGATG TTAGTGGCATCTATTGTCTTCATCAGTTTCGGAGTGGTGGCTGCCTTCTGCTGTGCTATTGTCGATGGAGTTTTTGCTGCGAGGCACATT GATCTCAGGCCTCTGTATGCTGGCCGCTGTGAGTATCACTCCAGTGAGAGTGCATCTGACCGCGAT GTTCCCTGTCAGTCCTCATCGCGACCATCCTGCAACCTGCGTGTGAAGAGCAACACCTGTTACTGCTGCGACCTCTACAACTGCGGGAA AGAACATCCTCTTATGGGACTTCAGAATAaagatgttttgaaaaagttTAGGAAATCATCCATGATTTGGAA CCGTGTAGAGGTGATTGGAGGCTACCACGAATACACAGATGTGAAGAGCTGCCAGGATGTGGTGCACCTCTATCACCTGTTATGGTCCGCTACCATCCTCAACATCGTGGCCCTCTTTCTGGGCATCATCACCGCTGCAGTGCTGGGAGGCTTCAAAGACATG ACTCCCTCTGCTGCCTCAGAGAGTACATCCGAACCAGAGGCCATCACAGCTCCCGTCCCCTCACAGCCTCCTCCACCCACCACTTCCCTCAACTCGTATTACAACACTGCCCCCTGCCTGCCGCCTTACACTGCCTACGACCTGCAG GGCTCCTACATGTTCCCTGACTCCTCAGGCCTGTCAGATGACTCCCAGTCTGGAGCCAGCCACCTGTGGCCCACTATGATCCCTCCACGCTACTCTCCTCCTCACAACCACCCTGATGAGAAGCCCCCACCGTACAGCCCGTAA
- the tmem255a gene encoding transmembrane protein 255A isoform X2 — protein sequence MPPAQSLQSSGLTLSETSMVYNVRLHQKALNIVRDDSHPAAPLFEETPSGRRFRQLCFKSEWFKRCTFPEAVRLLKGSFKRRKRKSIIVTVMLLIVSVLILIFGLAATTRTQNITVGGYYPGVILGFGSFLGIIGAHLIENKRQMLVASIVFISFGVVAAFCCAIVDGVFAARHIDLRPLYAGRCEYHSSESASDRDVPCQSSSRPSCNLRVKSNTCYCCDLYNCGKEHPLMGLQNKDVLKKFRKSSMIWNRVEVIGGYHEYTDVKSCQDVVHLYHLLWSATILNIVALFLGIITAAVLGGFKDMTPSAASESTSEPEAITAPVPSQPPPPTTSLNSYYNTAPCLPPYTAYDLQGSYMFPDSSGLSDDSQSGASHLWPTMIPPRYSPPHNHPDEKPPPYSP from the exons ATGCCTCCTGCTCAGAGCCTTCAATCCAGCGGACTGACCCTCTCTGAAACAAGCATGG TTTATAACGTTCGACTTCACCAAAAGGCCCTGAATATTGTTAGAGATGATTCTCACCCAGCTGCTCCCCTCTTTGAAGAGACGCCCTCTGGGAGGAGGTTCAGACAACTCTGTTTTAAATCTGAGTGGTTTAAAAGATGTACATTCCCTGAGGCTGTTCGACTCTTGAAAG GCTCCTttaagaggaggaagaggaaatcAATAATAGTGACGGTGATGCTGCTCATCGTATCTGTGCTCATCCTCATCTTTGGCCTGGCAGCGACGACGAGGACGCAGAACATCACAGTGGGCGGCTACTACCCGGGAGTCATT ctGGGCTTTGGCTCTTTTCTGGGAATTATCGGCGCTCATTTGATAGAGAACAAGAGGCAGATG TTAGTGGCATCTATTGTCTTCATCAGTTTCGGAGTGGTGGCTGCCTTCTGCTGTGCTATTGTCGATGGAGTTTTTGCTGCGAGGCACATT GATCTCAGGCCTCTGTATGCTGGCCGCTGTGAGTATCACTCCAGTGAGAGTGCATCTGACCGCGAT GTTCCCTGTCAGTCCTCATCGCGACCATCCTGCAACCTGCGTGTGAAGAGCAACACCTGTTACTGCTGCGACCTCTACAACTGCGGGAA AGAACATCCTCTTATGGGACTTCAGAATAaagatgttttgaaaaagttTAGGAAATCATCCATGATTTGGAA CCGTGTAGAGGTGATTGGAGGCTACCACGAATACACAGATGTGAAGAGCTGCCAGGATGTGGTGCACCTCTATCACCTGTTATGGTCCGCTACCATCCTCAACATCGTGGCCCTCTTTCTGGGCATCATCACCGCTGCAGTGCTGGGAGGCTTCAAAGACATG ACTCCCTCTGCTGCCTCAGAGAGTACATCCGAACCAGAGGCCATCACAGCTCCCGTCCCCTCACAGCCTCCTCCACCCACCACTTCCCTCAACTCGTATTACAACACTGCCCCCTGCCTGCCGCCTTACACTGCCTACGACCTGCAG GGCTCCTACATGTTCCCTGACTCCTCAGGCCTGTCAGATGACTCCCAGTCTGGAGCCAGCCACCTGTGGCCCACTATGATCCCTCCACGCTACTCTCCTCCTCACAACCACCCTGATGAGAAGCCCCCACCGTACAGCCCGTAA
- the atp1b4 gene encoding protein ATP1B4: MEPSSTEGGAEETLLKNHPPSLPHKVILKHGQELEEEQEELAEHQPLEQEDLNFERWKRRPLPKRTLHQKIDDLKTYLWNAETNEFMGRSGKSWSLILLFYAALYVFLAAMFGGCLFCLMWSISPYHPTFNDRVMPPGMTMAPHLEGHEIAFNASDRKSWKKYARSMDEYLRSYNDGAQEKKNIRCTQDRYFMQDDLEESAERKACQFKRSWLGDCSGLQDPHYGYSQGRPCILLRMNRILGYLPGQGKPINVTCGVKKGPPEALGELQFFPKSIFDMKYYPYYGKLRHVNYSSPVVAVRFAGVQYDTHIQVQCKLNGKGIINDSPTDRYLGSVTFSLDVGA, encoded by the exons ATGGAGCCCAGTTCCACAGAGGGAGGAGCTGAAGAGACGCTCCTTAAAAATCATCCACCAAGTCTT CCTCACAAAGTGATACTCAAACATGGCCAAGAGttggaggaagagcaggaggagttgGCCGAGCACCAGCCTCTAGAGCAGGAAGACCTGAACTTTGAGAGATGGAAGCGCAGGCCGTTACCCAAGAGGACGCTCCACCAGAAAATAGACGACTTGAAGACGTACCTGTGGAATGCAGAGACCAACGAATTCATGGGTCGCTCTGGAAAGAGCTGGA GCCTCATCCTTCTTTTCTACGCTGCACTTTATGTGTTTCTCGCAGCCATGTTTGGCGGCTGTTTGTTTTGCCTCATGTGGTCTATTAGTCCCTACCATCCAACCTTCAATGACAGAGTGATGCCACCAG GTATGACGATGGCCCCACACCTAGAAGGCCACGAGATCGCCTTTAACGCCTCTGATCGCAAATCCTGGAAGAAGTACGCGAGGTCTATGGATGAATATCTAAGAT CGTATAACGATGGCGCTCAGGAGAAGAAGAATATTCGCTGCACACAGGACAGATACTTCATGCAGGATGACTTGGAGGAGAGCGCAGAGCGGAAAGCGTGTCAGTTCAAGAGGTCCTGGTTGGGGGACTGTTCGGGGCTGCAGGACCCCCACTATGGCTATTCTCAGGGAAGGCCATGCATCCTCCTTCGAATGAACCGA ATTCTTGGTTACTTACCTGGCCAGGGCAAACCAATAAATGTGACTTGTGGCGTTAAG AAAGGACCTCCGGAAGCTTTGGGAGAACTCCAATTTTTCCCTAAAAGCATTTTTGACATGAAGTACTATCCGTACTATGGGAAGCTCAGACAT GTAAACTACTCTTCACCGGTGGTGGCTGTGCGTTTTGCAGGAGTGCAGTACGACACTCACATCCAAGTACAATGCAAACTGAATGGCAAGGGCATCATTAATGATTCACCCACTGACCGCTACCTGGGCAGTGTGACCTTCTCCTTGGACGTCGGAGCGTAA